Proteins from a single region of Synechococcus sp. WH 8109:
- the aroQ gene encoding type II 3-dehydroquinate dehydratase, with protein MHVLLLNGPNLNLLGQREPGIYGHSSLTDIEAALTREAEQESVQLDCFQSNFEGALVDRIHQAVGRCDGILINAGAYTHTSIAIRDALAGVAIPYVELHLSNTHARENFRHHSFLAERAVGVICGFGPASYSLALNGLLSHLRRNA; from the coding sequence ATGCATGTTCTGCTGTTGAACGGTCCGAATCTGAACTTGCTGGGCCAGCGTGAGCCTGGGATCTATGGCCATTCCTCTCTGACGGATATCGAAGCGGCGCTGACCCGAGAGGCGGAGCAGGAATCCGTGCAGCTGGACTGCTTTCAAAGCAATTTCGAAGGTGCCTTGGTGGATCGGATTCACCAGGCCGTGGGCCGATGCGATGGAATCTTGATCAACGCCGGGGCTTACACCCACACGTCCATCGCCATCCGTGATGCCTTGGCTGGTGTCGCGATCCCCTATGTGGAACTGCATCTCAGCAACACCCATGCCCGGGAAAACTTCCGCCATCACTCGTTTCTGGCTGAGCGCGCTGTGGGTGTGATCTGCGGTTTCGGACCCGCCAGTTACAGCCTTGCCCTGAACGGATTGCTCAGCCACCTGCGCCGGAACGCGTGA
- the glpK gene encoding glycerol kinase GlpK, with translation MAEQPLLLALDQGTSSSRAALFSSSGDLVVSASAPLPISYPADGWVEQDPMAIWTSQRQALVQLDSKLSEGQRKAVVSCGITNQRETTVLWRRSSGLPCGPALVWQDGRTAAICEAWKQQGLEQEWCRRTGLLLDPYFSASKIRWMLDHYDDAQAAAASDDLCFGTVESWLLWQLTGGQRHGSDMSNASRTLLMDLEQQHWVDDFREPTGLPASALPELLPCRGEFGRMAADLPFAGLPIQAMLGDQQAATLGQLCLQPGEGKCTYGTGAFLVINTGNIIRRSDAGLLSTLGWTDAAGTPSFCLEGSLFNAGTVIQWLRDGLQIIDQAPQVNELARSVPDSGGVMLVPAFTGWGTPHWDPQARGVLVGLTRDSGRGHIARAALEGIALSVATLVELAEQALGTGLGELAVDGGAAASDPLLQAQADCTGLTVRRPASLESTARGVALFAGLQAGVISDLEQLATARRDGAELFQPQMDASQRDRWRTRWQDAVSRSLGWHG, from the coding sequence ATGGCTGAACAGCCTCTCCTTCTGGCCCTCGATCAGGGCACCAGCAGCTCCAGAGCCGCGCTGTTCAGCAGCTCAGGGGATCTGGTGGTCAGCGCCAGTGCACCGCTGCCGATTTCCTACCCCGCCGATGGATGGGTGGAACAGGACCCGATGGCGATCTGGACCAGCCAACGCCAGGCCCTGGTGCAGCTCGATTCGAAGCTCAGTGAAGGGCAGCGCAAGGCAGTGGTGAGCTGCGGCATCACCAACCAACGGGAAACCACCGTGCTCTGGCGCCGCAGCAGTGGCCTCCCCTGCGGACCGGCCCTTGTTTGGCAGGACGGCCGCACCGCCGCCATCTGCGAGGCCTGGAAGCAGCAGGGACTGGAGCAGGAGTGGTGCCGGCGCACGGGCTTGCTGCTTGACCCCTACTTCAGTGCCAGCAAGATCCGCTGGATGCTCGACCACTACGACGACGCCCAGGCTGCCGCGGCCAGCGATGACCTCTGTTTCGGCACGGTGGAAAGCTGGCTGCTCTGGCAACTCACCGGCGGCCAGCGCCACGGCAGTGATATGAGCAATGCCAGCCGAACGCTGCTGATGGACCTGGAGCAGCAGCACTGGGTGGATGACTTCCGAGAGCCCACAGGGCTCCCCGCCAGCGCTCTGCCCGAACTGCTGCCATGCCGCGGAGAATTCGGGCGCATGGCTGCGGACCTTCCCTTTGCAGGTTTGCCGATCCAGGCCATGCTCGGCGACCAACAGGCCGCCACCCTGGGCCAGCTCTGTCTGCAGCCCGGAGAAGGGAAGTGCACTTACGGCACGGGGGCTTTTCTGGTGATCAACACCGGCAACATCATCCGCCGCTCAGATGCGGGGCTGCTCAGCACCCTCGGCTGGACAGATGCCGCTGGAACACCCAGCTTCTGCCTTGAGGGAAGTCTGTTCAACGCCGGCACTGTTATCCAGTGGCTCCGGGATGGGCTGCAGATCATTGATCAAGCGCCCCAGGTGAACGAACTGGCGCGTTCGGTACCGGATTCAGGAGGGGTGATGCTCGTGCCCGCTTTCACCGGCTGGGGAACACCGCACTGGGATCCCCAGGCACGCGGTGTTCTGGTGGGCCTCACCCGTGACAGCGGACGCGGTCACATCGCCCGCGCTGCACTTGAGGGGATCGCCCTGTCAGTAGCGACATTGGTGGAGCTGGCCGAACAGGCCCTCGGGACCGGCTTGGGTGAACTGGCGGTGGATGGTGGCGCCGCGGCCTCCGATCCTCTGCTGCAGGCGCAGGCAGATTGCACCGGTCTGACGGTGCGGCGACCCGCAAGCCTCGAGAGCACCGCCCGGGGAGTGGCACTGTTCGCAGGCCTCCAGGCTGGGGTGATCAGCGACCTGGAGCAGCTCGCGACCGCACGGAGGGACGGAGCGGAACTGTTCCAACCCCAGATGGATGCATCCCAG
- a CDS encoding SulP family inorganic anion transporter — MALIHGLHQRNIRGDLLGGLTAAVVALPLALAFGNAALGPGGAIYGLYGAIVTGFLAALLGGTPAQVSGPTGPMSVTVAGIVSSLAAIGIGRDLDAGEMLPLVMAAVVIGGVFETLLGVLRLGRFITLVPYSVVSGFMSGIGFIILVLQLGPFIGVSTGGGVVASLSSLIEAPSWNPAALAVGLMTLAVVFLTPLRIRQWVPTPLLALLIVTPLSLLLFNDNRLLELGLEPIARIGAIPEGGLQLVVPDFSQHLPELVKAGMVLALLGAIDSLLTSLVADNITQTNHDSNRELIGQGIANTAAGFLSGLPGAGATMRTVINIKSGGQTPWSGMTHSLVLLLVLLGAGPLAAQIPTALLAGILIKVGLDIIDWGFLLRAHRLSAKTAALMYAVLLMTVFWDLIWGVLVGMFVANLLTVDAITRSQLEGMEEDNPSDASDALHANLSPEEEALILRCGKALMLFRLRGPLSFGAAKGISARMGLIQSYRVLILDLTDVPRIGVTATLAIERMVEEARSAGRILFIAGANDTLEQRLRQFGVEGVLRPSRLEALQEAAQLI, encoded by the coding sequence ATGGCACTGATTCACGGCCTGCATCAACGCAACATCCGAGGCGACCTTCTCGGAGGATTGACGGCCGCCGTGGTTGCGCTGCCACTTGCCCTGGCCTTCGGCAATGCCGCCCTGGGACCAGGCGGCGCCATTTACGGCCTGTATGGCGCCATCGTGACCGGATTCCTGGCGGCCTTGCTCGGGGGAACTCCCGCCCAGGTGAGCGGACCCACCGGACCCATGAGCGTCACCGTGGCAGGGATCGTCTCCAGCCTGGCCGCCATCGGCATCGGTCGTGATCTCGATGCCGGCGAGATGCTGCCGTTGGTGATGGCCGCTGTGGTGATCGGTGGTGTGTTCGAAACCCTGCTCGGGGTGCTGCGGCTGGGGCGCTTCATCACCCTGGTGCCCTACTCGGTGGTCTCCGGCTTCATGTCGGGGATCGGTTTCATCATCCTTGTGCTGCAACTTGGACCCTTCATCGGGGTGAGCACCGGGGGCGGCGTGGTTGCGTCCCTGAGTTCGCTGATCGAGGCCCCCAGCTGGAATCCAGCTGCGCTCGCAGTTGGATTGATGACACTCGCCGTGGTGTTTTTGACCCCCCTGCGGATACGCCAATGGGTGCCAACGCCTCTGCTGGCGCTGCTGATTGTGACGCCGTTGTCGCTGCTGCTGTTCAACGACAACCGACTGCTGGAGCTGGGCCTTGAACCCATCGCCCGGATCGGAGCCATCCCGGAGGGGGGCTTGCAACTGGTGGTTCCCGATTTCAGTCAGCACCTGCCAGAGCTGGTGAAAGCCGGCATGGTTCTCGCCCTGCTCGGGGCGATCGACTCGTTGCTCACCTCCCTGGTGGCCGACAACATCACCCAGACCAACCACGACTCCAACCGTGAGCTGATCGGCCAGGGCATCGCCAACACTGCGGCCGGGTTTCTCTCAGGCCTTCCCGGTGCCGGAGCCACGATGCGAACAGTGATCAACATCAAATCCGGTGGTCAGACGCCCTGGTCGGGCATGACCCATTCCCTGGTGCTGCTGCTTGTACTGCTGGGGGCAGGCCCCCTTGCGGCACAGATCCCCACGGCGCTGTTGGCGGGAATCCTGATCAAAGTCGGCCTCGACATCATCGATTGGGGCTTTCTGCTCCGCGCCCATCGCCTGTCGGCGAAAACAGCTGCGCTGATGTACGCCGTGCTGTTGATGACGGTGTTCTGGGATCTGATCTGGGGCGTTTTGGTGGGGATGTTCGTGGCCAACCTGTTGACCGTTGATGCGATCACGCGGTCCCAACTGGAAGGGATGGAAGAGGACAACCCCTCCGATGCCAGCGATGCACTTCACGCCAATCTTTCCCCGGAGGAGGAAGCCCTGATCCTGCGCTGCGGCAAGGCCTTGATGCTGTTTCGTCTTCGCGGCCCTCTGAGTTTTGGCGCCGCCAAAGGCATCAGTGCCCGAATGGGATTGATCCAGAGTTACAGGGTCCTGATCCTTGACCTCACTGATGTGCCCCGCATCGGTGTCACCGCAACCCTGGCCATCGAACGCATGGTGGAGGAAGCACGATCGGCGGGCCGCATTCTGTTCATCGCCGGAGCCAACGACACCCTCGAACAAAGGCTGCGGCAATTTGGCGTGGAGGGGGTGCTTCGGCCATCCAGGCTGGAAGCCTTGCAGGAGGCGGCTCAGCTGATCTGA
- a CDS encoding tRNA-(ms[2]io[6]A)-hydroxylase: MTTTVPAKAVPSKTVASIRWLAAPTSWSWVEQANARPMEVLIDHAHCERKAAGAAVQMMFRYLCEPGLGEALSPLAREELEHFEQVLALIKARGRYLEPLPSPGYGADLARQIRKGEPQRMLDSFLVAGLIEARSHERMALLAEHSPDPQLRELYSELLASEARHFGLYWVLCEQRYPRELIVERLEVLALAEVKALEGELARPEDVRMHSCGVDGTQISSQIS; the protein is encoded by the coding sequence GTGACCACCACTGTTCCAGCAAAAGCTGTTCCCTCCAAGACAGTGGCGTCGATCCGCTGGTTGGCTGCGCCCACCAGCTGGAGCTGGGTGGAGCAGGCCAACGCCAGGCCGATGGAGGTGCTGATCGATCACGCCCACTGCGAACGCAAGGCTGCCGGGGCTGCTGTGCAGATGATGTTCCGCTACCTCTGCGAACCGGGTCTGGGTGAAGCCCTCAGCCCTCTGGCGCGGGAAGAGCTGGAGCACTTTGAGCAGGTGCTGGCGTTGATCAAGGCCCGGGGGCGCTACCTGGAACCGCTGCCTTCCCCGGGCTATGGCGCTGATCTAGCCCGGCAGATCCGTAAAGGTGAGCCGCAGAGAATGCTCGACTCCTTTCTGGTGGCGGGTCTGATCGAAGCCCGTAGCCATGAGCGCATGGCCCTGCTGGCGGAGCACAGCCCGGATCCTCAGTTGAGGGAGCTTTACAGCGAGCTCTTGGCGAGTGAAGCCCGCCATTTCGGCCTGTATTGGGTGTTGTGTGAGCAGCGCTATCCGCGGGAGCTGATCGTTGAGAGACTCGAAGTGCTGGCCCTCGCCGAAGTGAAAGCGCTGGAAGGGGAGTTGGCACGCCCTGAAGACGTGCGGATGCATTCCTGTGGTGTGGATGGCACACAGATCAGCAGTCAGATCAGCTGA
- a CDS encoding glycoside hydrolase family 13 protein, giving the protein MAATTPFRDPPVWVADAVIYQIFPDRFRRSGRVAAQRHLALKPWGADPREEGFQGGDLYGVIDALDGLQAMGITCLYLTPIFSSAANHRYHAYDYFEVDPLLGGNAALTDLIDAVHRRGMRLVLDGVFNHCGRGFWAFHHVVENGADSPYRDWFHLHRWPLQPYPAPGEDCGYDGWWALPDLPKFNHANPGVREHLLAVGRHWLEQGIDGWRLDVPAEVPADFWVEFRQMVRSTNPEAWIVGEVWGDATTWLQGEHFDGVMNYRLGWSSICWAAGEALRRDYRNSDYPLDPLDGQALLTIWTRTTRSYREVVNRAQMNLLDSHDVPRALHSLNNDLESLKLALLLLFLHPGAPCIYYGTEAALAGGPEPGPSSGPGPACREAFPWDLPWSADLRPFIHSLAELRFAHGVLRRDGLRWSAPGADVLEGVADGLRVVINRSRFNPVPLTIEPGCSCVWTLGTIDSRGVGPQSAAVLGSYPLSPGAEGSKKALVET; this is encoded by the coding sequence TTGGCAGCGACCACACCGTTTCGCGATCCCCCCGTCTGGGTGGCGGATGCGGTGATCTATCAAATTTTTCCCGACCGTTTTCGCCGCAGTGGCCGCGTCGCTGCGCAGCGTCATCTCGCTCTGAAGCCGTGGGGAGCGGATCCTCGCGAGGAGGGATTTCAGGGCGGGGATCTCTACGGCGTCATCGATGCTCTTGATGGGCTCCAAGCCATGGGCATCACCTGCCTGTATCTCACGCCGATCTTCAGCTCAGCCGCCAACCATCGTTACCACGCCTACGACTACTTCGAGGTGGATCCCCTGCTGGGGGGCAATGCAGCACTCACGGACCTGATCGATGCCGTGCATCGGCGCGGCATGAGGTTGGTTCTGGATGGGGTGTTCAACCACTGCGGCCGCGGCTTTTGGGCCTTTCATCATGTGGTGGAGAACGGTGCGGATTCGCCATACCGGGATTGGTTCCATCTGCACCGTTGGCCCCTTCAGCCCTATCCCGCCCCTGGCGAGGATTGTGGCTACGACGGCTGGTGGGCCTTGCCGGATCTGCCCAAGTTCAACCATGCCAATCCAGGGGTTCGGGAGCACCTGCTGGCGGTGGGCCGTCACTGGCTTGAGCAGGGGATTGACGGCTGGCGTCTTGACGTCCCTGCCGAGGTGCCGGCCGACTTCTGGGTGGAGTTTCGGCAGATGGTGCGGTCCACCAACCCGGAGGCCTGGATTGTCGGAGAGGTGTGGGGTGATGCGACCACTTGGCTGCAGGGCGAGCACTTCGATGGCGTGATGAATTACCGGCTTGGTTGGAGCAGCATTTGCTGGGCCGCCGGTGAAGCGTTGCGGCGGGACTATCGCAATTCCGATTACCCCCTCGATCCCCTGGATGGGCAGGCTTTATTGACCATTTGGACGAGAACAACACGTTCCTACCGGGAGGTGGTGAACCGGGCCCAGATGAACCTGCTTGACAGCCATGACGTGCCCCGGGCCCTTCACAGCCTCAACAACGACTTGGAGTCCCTGAAGTTGGCCCTGCTGCTTCTCTTTCTCCATCCGGGAGCGCCCTGCATCTACTACGGGACCGAAGCTGCTCTGGCGGGTGGCCCTGAACCGGGCCCCTCCAGCGGTCCTGGACCTGCCTGCCGGGAGGCCTTTCCCTGGGATCTTCCCTGGAGCGCTGATCTACGCCCTTTCATTCATTCCCTCGCAGAACTTCGCTTTGCCCATGGGGTCTTGCGTAGGGACGGTCTGCGCTGGTCAGCCCCAGGGGCGGACGTGCTGGAGGGCGTTGCGGATGGTCTGCGGGTCGTGATTAACCGCAGTCGCTTCAACCCTGTTCCCCTAACCATCGAGCCGGGATGTTCCTGTGTTTGGACGCTGGGAACTATCGACAGCCGAGGTGTTGGACCGCAATCTGCGGCCGTTCTGGGGTCGTATCCCCTCTCCCCTGGTGCCGAGGGGAGCAAGAAAGCCCTTGTCGAGACTTGA